In the genome of Arachis stenosperma cultivar V10309 chromosome 6, arast.V10309.gnm1.PFL2, whole genome shotgun sequence, the window CCTCGAGCTTGCCCCGACCACCCCCCTCTGCCCAAATTCTCTCCGAAcccgagaagaagaagcgcaagacttcagagtctggctcGTCTTCCTtcgatggtggggttaaggcggatgctatggcattcgtccgaaagaacatctatccttttatacatatggatgatgtttctgttcggaaccaccttaccaccatggccgaggagagttttaggacGGCGGGTGTTTGTGGCAAGCTTTTGGACATTTTTGAGAAGGCTCCCCTTAGCTCCTTGGGTGCAACCTCGagggttgaggagttggaggggagacttcgtatttttgaaaaacatgaaaaggagctgaaagaggagagagataggttgaggaaggagagggatcacctgaaggaggaggagggtaaGCTACGGGCCCAATGTACCTTGGAGGCTAATCTGAGGAAGACGGCGCAAGACAGCTACCAcagcttatttcaagatattgtggccgtgaggaaggacttgctgaattctcggaacgcatatgccgagttggaggactctatcgccgatggtgccgaggagtcttggaggattttcttggaacaagtcagagttatcgctcccgacttggacctttctccGCTCCATCCCGACAAGGTAGTTATTGACGGTGCCATCGTTGATCCTCCCGTCCCCGAGGTCATTTCCGAGTCAGACCTGAAGACTCGGGGACAGAGAATTATCGAGTCTCCTCCTCGTCCTACAGATGCCTCCGGTTCTTCTTCCGTTCCTCCTCCCGGTCCTGGTGGTGTTCCTCCTGGTGGTGTTCCTCCTGGTGGTGGCGATTCCTCTATTCTGTCCAAAAAATGACTTTTTATCAttgtggctatatgggggcccggtCTGTGGGTCCCCTCTTTTTTAAACTTCTATTTATTTACTGGTGGTTTGTGAACAATTTCCTtctggccttttaaggccgtaaacaaaatattctgttcgttgcccttttttggataagggtttttaaacaaaataaatgccctttttggataagggttttctaATCAGAGTAGGCgccccttttttggataagggtttaagttactttGCGCGTGTGCAtgcttttttctattttggtatgTTTGATCTTTTCGGAAAAACCTTTTGTTGGCTTGCATTGTTTTCTTGAGCCTTTTCCGTGCGAAGGCTTGTATGCAAACTTTAAACTTTCTCAGGTTCTcatatctcttttgttatcctttatactcaacttttgctttagtgagtttttatgacttaggttatttttgtgaTGCGCTTTTCATCTACTCGGAACTCGGTTTCCTTTTACTCAGAGTTCTGTCGAGTTTGCGTTACTCGGGCTCCTTTCGACTTAAGAGTCGGATAATTCCCGAGTTTAATGCGATCAACTcgtataacctctttacaccgacttgtacctcgtcgtttcatcctgacgaccatgttaggtcggttcatgggattttcacgctttgtcgagcttaagtcggtgcgtttcgtagaaagacttataAATATAGAGAAGGATATTTAAGAGAAATATAgtaatgaaaaagatctttattaatcggGAAGGTACCTTTgtgctactaagggtcttgacagtatattttcccttagcctctactatgatgcctcgttaaaaacccctctccagaaaaaacccttctttgggaaaaaatcacgaagctgggaaaagagtacatcagggagtagagttcgcttttaactgtagtaccttttcatattacaagcatgccacgacctggGTAACTCAGTGCCAtccaggtcggttactttatagtaacctttccctaacacttctttgattttgtatggccctttccaatttgcggcgagctttccatctcccgatttgttgactccaatgtcgtttctgattaagaccaagtcatctacggcaaatgttcttcgaatgacttttttgttgtatctagtagtcatcctttgctttaatGCCGCTTCCCTTATCTGGGCGttctctcggacttcggggagcaagtcgagttcctctttgtgcccctgtacatttccgacctcatcgtggagaattacccttgggctttgctcattgatttctatgggaatcatggcttctaccccatagactagtcggaagggtgtttctcctgtggcggattggggggtcgtcctataagcccacaatacttgagggagctcttcagcccaagcccCCTTCGCTTCCTGTAGTCTCTTCTTCAagcctgccagtatgactttgttagctgcctcggcttgcccattggcttgtgggtgttctaccgaggtgaattgatgtttgattttcatactagCTACCAGGCTTCTAAAGGTGgcgtcggtgaattgggttccattgtctgtggttatggaataaggtattccgtaccttgtgatgatgtttttgtagaggaacctgcgacttctttgagcggtgatagtggctaatggttctgcttctatccacttcgTGAAATAGTCTATTCCCACaatcaagtatttgacttgccctggtgcttggggaaaaggtcctaacaaatccattccccattttgcgaaaggcCAGGGCGAAGTTATACTGAttagctcttctggtggagccacgtggaaatttgcatgcatctggcatggctggcattttttcacaaagtctgtggcatctttctgcaaggtcggccaatagaatcctgctcggattaTTTTCCTGGCCAgcgaccttgctccgagatgatttccgcagatcccactatgtacttcctccaacacctTCGGATCCttttagcctctttctcctctttggggaggatgtcgaattttaggtattcgactaagggattcatccatccgaggtttagaccgactacctcaagtacctTCTGTTCGTCTTCTGTTTTTGATACCGAGGGttcttggagggtttcttggatcaggcttttgttgttccctccgggtttagtacttgctaacttggatagggcgtcagctctgctatttagatcccgagttatatgCTTAATCTCGGTTTCCGCAAAGTGCCCGAGGTGTTCCAgggttttttccaagtatttcttcatattggggtcctttgcctgatactctccactgatctgggaggtcaccacttgtgagtcgctgtagatcATCACTTTTTCagcgccaacttcttctgctaattttaatccggcaatcaaggcctcatattctgcttgattgtttgaagccggaaattcaaatttcaaggagacctctatctgggttccttttccatctaccaatattatgcctgcgccgcttcccgtcttgttggaggatccgtctacatagagttcccatgtagtcggtttttcctcttgttcacctgcgtattccgcaatgaagtcggcgaggcattgggctttaattgcCGTCCGAGTTTCGTATCTCAAATCAAaatcggagagctctattgcccattgaaccattctccccgcaacatccgtcttttgaaggatttgcttcatgggttggttcgtacggactcttattgtgtgagcctgaaagtagggtcgtagccttcgtgaggctatcactaaggagtaagcaaacttctctagtttgtggtaccttagctcaggaccttgtagaaccttactggtgaaatagaccgggtgttgtccgacctcgtcttctctgatcagggctgatgagacagccttgtttgcaacggataggtataggacgaggtcttttcccaGTATTGGTCGAGTTAatataggaggttggcttaggaattttttgaactcttggaacgcctcctcacattccggagtccattcaaactggcatcccttccttaatagGGAGAATAggggaagggattttagtgccgatcctgccaaaaacCTGGAGAGGGCggcaagtcggccattgagctgttgaacctctctcaaacaagtcggacttttcatttctaggatggctctgcatttgtcgggattagcctcaatccctctttgtgttagcatgaagcctagaaatttccctgcttctactgtgaaggcgcattttgcgggatttaatctcatcccatgcaaccttatagtgtcgaagacttgtgagaggtcggttaagaggtcgacttcttgcttggttttcactaacatgtcgtcgacgtatacctccattaggCTCCCTAAATGGGAggaaaacactttgttcatcagcctttggtacgtggctcctgcattttttagcccgaatggcatgaccacgtagcaatagttggcctttggtgtgatgaacgatgttttctcctggtcgggttcatgcatcgggatttggttatatcccgcgtccatgaatgataggtaTTGATACCCTGAGCTGGAGTCTACCAGGGTGTCAATACTCGGTAGAGGATAGGGGTCCTTAGGACACGCCTTattcaagtcggtatagtcgacgcacattctccatttaccattttgttttttgactagcactacattggctagccatgttgggtatttgacctctctgataaagccggcttccaggagcgcctgtacttgttcttccactATGGAGGCTCTCTCGGGGCCGAGtttgcgtcttctttgctgtacaggtcgggaccctgggtaaaccgagagcctatgggacatgagctcgggatcaatcccaggcatgtcggaagccttccaggcgaagaggtcggaattagctcttaggagttcacccaacctttgtttcagggcTTGCCccaggttggctcctatgtaggtgttttttccttcctcctcaccgacttgtatctcctcggtttttcctcccggctgAGGTCGTAGCTCTTTTCTGGTCCTGGCACCACCTAAttctatggtgtggacttctttgcccttccctctcagatttaggctttcgttatagcacTTTCTCGCCAATTTCTGAtctcccctcaccgttgctattcctccaggagtcgggaatttcatgcagaggtgaggggTTGATACCACCGCTCCgagtcgattaagggtagttctgccaattaaggcattgtaggctgacccttcatcgatgactataaagtctatgctcagagtccttgatttttccccctttccaaaggtagtgtgaaggggtaaaaatcccagtggctttattggcgtgtcccctaatccgtatagggtgtcggggtaagctttcaactctttttcgtctaaccctagcttgtcgaaggcgggcttgaaaaggatgtccgccgagcttccttggtctactagggttctgt includes:
- the LOC130934895 gene encoding uncharacterized protein LOC130934895, which translates into the protein MAKKNAQEAYQRVREAKAKSRARSGVVISPPPPPPPPKNTGTPTQPIVLSSSSLPRPPPSAQILSEPEKKKRKTSESGSSSFDGGVVIDGAIVDPPVPEVISESDLKTRGQRIIESPPRPTDASGSSSVPPPGPGGVPPGGVPPGGGDSSILSKK